In Thermus islandicus DSM 21543, a single genomic region encodes these proteins:
- a CDS encoding roadblock/LC7 domain-containing protein: MAYLETLAPLGVKRAVLTGLDGLVIEALGRGTPPAEVLAAELASLARHLAPLAQALSGEVRRFSLATETHEVLALKVGEYLLGAVVERGMDRRAIGQELSRIALRLQNL, translated from the coding sequence ATGGCTTACCTAGAGACCCTTGCCCCCTTAGGGGTGAAGCGGGCCGTACTGACGGGGCTGGACGGCCTGGTCATTGAGGCCTTGGGCCGGGGAACCCCCCCTGCCGAGGTCCTGGCGGCGGAGCTCGCCTCCTTGGCCCGGCACCTCGCCCCCCTGGCCCAGGCCCTCTCGGGGGAGGTGCGCCGCTTCTCCCTGGCCACGGAGACCCACGAGGTCCTGGCCCTGAAGGTGGGGGAGTACCTCCTGGGGGCGGTGGTGGAGCGGGGCATGGACCGTAGGGCCATCGGTCAGGAGCTCTCCCGCATCGCCCTCAGGCTGCAAAACCTCTAG
- a CDS encoding DUF5602 domain-containing protein, translated as KAPPPAPYVNVSEALKGALPNFIPGLGTLYVDPSKLPEGPFLAYDKAGNLVKVVFMVPLKKLNESQKYVDIGTQTLRALGITRVDHVNLIPSGPHPGVNEPHYHIELVLVSVDQERKVLEGEPY; from the coding sequence CAAGGCCCCGCCCCCGGCCCCCTACGTGAACGTGAGCGAGGCCCTGAAGGGGGCGCTCCCCAACTTCATCCCCGGCCTCGGCACCCTCTACGTGGACCCCTCCAAGCTCCCCGAAGGGCCCTTCCTGGCCTACGACAAGGCGGGGAACCTGGTAAAGGTGGTCTTCATGGTCCCCCTCAAGAAGCTCAACGAGAGCCAGAAGTACGTGGACATCGGCACCCAGACCCTGCGGGCCCTGGGGATCACCCGCGTGGACCACGTGAACCTCATCCCCTCGGGACCCCACCCCGGGGTGAACGAGCCCCACTACCACATTGAGCTGGTCCTGGTCTCCGTGGACCAGGAGCGGAAGGTGCTGGAGGGCGAGCCCTACTAA
- a CDS encoding roadblock/LC7 domain-containing protein: protein MREALEALKATQGVRVAALLSEDGFVVEEVREEDTPEPGLLSARAATVLGTAKALGQTLGQEGLEEVMVEYPEGALLLVPLPGHHLLLLLDGVRSLGRVRLALKRWLPQIAEALT, encoded by the coding sequence ATGCGAGAAGCCCTGGAGGCGCTGAAGGCCACCCAAGGGGTACGGGTAGCCGCCCTTCTCAGCGAGGACGGCTTCGTGGTGGAAGAGGTGCGGGAGGAGGACACCCCGGAGCCCGGCCTCCTCTCGGCCCGGGCGGCCACGGTCCTGGGCACGGCCAAGGCCCTGGGCCAGACCCTGGGCCAGGAAGGGCTGGAGGAGGTCATGGTAGAGTACCCCGAGGGGGCGCTCCTCCTCGTGCCCCTGCCGGGCCATCACCTCCTCCTCCTCCTGGACGGGGTGCGGAGCCTGGGACGGGTCCGGCTCGCCCTAAAGCGGTGGTTGCCCCAGATCGCGGAGGCCTTAACATGA
- the recR gene encoding recombination mediator RecR: MRYPESLLRLTRALSRLPGIGPKTAQKLALHLAFQKEEAEGLREALEGLRSLGVCPACGNLSEGGLCPICQDESRDPSVLAVVETVADLYALERSGEFSGRYHVLGGALNPLEGVGPKELNLEGLFARLQGVREVVLATSMTVEGEATALFLAEELKRRGVKATRLAYGLPVGGSLEYVDEVTLGRALEGRKPL; encoded by the coding sequence ATGAGGTATCCCGAAAGCCTCCTCAGGCTCACCCGGGCCCTCTCCCGCCTGCCGGGGATCGGCCCCAAGACGGCCCAGAAGCTGGCCCTGCACCTGGCCTTCCAGAAGGAGGAGGCGGAAGGGCTCCGCGAGGCCCTGGAAGGGCTTCGGAGCCTGGGGGTCTGCCCCGCCTGCGGCAACCTCTCGGAGGGGGGGCTCTGCCCCATCTGCCAGGACGAAAGCCGGGATCCCTCGGTCCTCGCCGTGGTGGAGACCGTGGCCGACCTCTACGCCCTGGAGCGGAGCGGGGAGTTCTCCGGGCGCTACCACGTCCTGGGGGGGGCCCTAAACCCCCTGGAGGGCGTGGGGCCCAAGGAGCTCAACCTGGAAGGCCTCTTCGCCAGGCTCCAGGGGGTGAGGGAGGTGGTCCTGGCCACCTCCATGACCGTGGAGGGAGAGGCCACGGCCCTCTTCCTCGCAGAGGAGCTGAAGCGGCGGGGGGTGAAGGCCACCCGCCTGGCCTACGGCCTGCCCGTGGGGGGTAGCCTGGAGTATGTGGACGAGGTGACCCTAGGCCGGGCCCTGGAAGGGCGGAAGCCCCTCTAG
- a CDS encoding YbaB/EbfC family nucleoid-associated protein: MNLQRLLKEAQKAQKKAAEVQERLEAMTVVGAAQGLVEVEANGHGRILALRLKPEALQAFQDDPEGLEDLLLVAIQDAQNKARELSEKEMARELGGVGDVLGKLL, from the coding sequence ATGAACCTGCAAAGGCTCTTGAAGGAAGCGCAGAAGGCCCAGAAGAAGGCCGCCGAGGTCCAGGAGAGGCTGGAAGCCATGACCGTGGTGGGCGCCGCCCAGGGCCTGGTGGAGGTGGAGGCCAACGGCCACGGGAGGATCCTCGCCCTAAGGCTCAAGCCCGAGGCCCTCCAAGCCTTCCAGGACGATCCCGAGGGCCTCGAGGACCTCCTCCTGGTGGCCATCCAGGACGCCCAGAACAAGGCCCGCGAGCTTTCGGAAAAGGAGATGGCCCGGGAGCTCGGGGGCGTGGGGGACGTGCTGGGGAAGCTCCTTTAG
- a CDS encoding DUF3467 domain-containing protein, whose amino-acid sequence MNELKLDIQIDRDTALGRYTNLALIAHTKNEFILDFALLQPQGGAIVVSRIVTSPQHAKALLRSLAENVARYEEAFGPIPEPVAENQA is encoded by the coding sequence ATGAACGAACTCAAGTTGGACATCCAGATTGACCGGGATACCGCCCTAGGCCGCTACACCAACCTCGCCCTCATCGCCCACACCAAGAACGAGTTCATCCTGGACTTCGCCCTCCTGCAACCCCAGGGCGGGGCCATCGTGGTGAGCCGCATCGTCACCAGCCCCCAGCACGCCAAGGCCCTCCTCCGGAGCCTGGCCGAGAACGTGGCCCGCTACGAGGAGGCCTTCGGCCCCATTCCCGAGCCCGTGGCGGAAAACCAGGCCTGA